The following are encoded in a window of Blastopirellula marina genomic DNA:
- a CDS encoding putative sugar nucleotidyl transferase, with translation MNCILFEDRSVSKLYPIVLARPAYGITCGGFRLAELLAEKFDACRGVVRYHIDALQAQYYPQLHETPLVDGQPTLLLSASVVPRVQVLDKLIQWVKSNQPGIVLHEGRVIAALLPPGHRIPNTSSTYDEFLAFVDALASKPELSPRDESFELFEYAHDVVRFNEEIIHENLEYRLRTGAYREVQDGLYAAGEISLAENVSVDASHGPIVVEEGVSIGPFCFLRGPAYLGRNVKVIEHSAIKDAVSLGHTTKIGGEVEATVIEPFSNKQHHGFLGHSYLGSWINLGAGTSNSDLKNTYGTVNMDYPFGRVATKMQFVGSIFGDYSKTAINTGIFTGKTIGVCSMLYGFVTTNVPSFVNYARLFGQVTELPPEVMISTQQRMFQRRNVTQTPCDIQLIHDMYLLTQEERQLTGEPLVF, from the coding sequence ATGAACTGCATCCTTTTTGAAGACCGTTCGGTTTCCAAACTGTATCCGATCGTCCTTGCGCGGCCGGCCTATGGGATTACGTGCGGTGGGTTTCGCCTGGCCGAACTGCTGGCCGAGAAGTTCGACGCCTGCCGCGGTGTCGTGCGGTACCATATCGACGCGCTTCAGGCTCAGTACTACCCACAACTCCACGAGACACCCCTCGTCGATGGCCAACCGACCCTGCTATTGAGTGCCAGTGTCGTGCCGCGCGTTCAGGTCCTGGACAAGCTCATCCAGTGGGTGAAATCCAATCAGCCCGGTATCGTGCTGCACGAAGGGCGTGTCATCGCGGCGCTGCTTCCGCCAGGGCATCGAATTCCGAACACCAGCAGTACTTACGACGAGTTCCTCGCGTTTGTCGATGCCTTGGCATCCAAGCCCGAGCTTTCGCCACGCGACGAATCGTTCGAATTGTTCGAGTACGCTCACGACGTCGTGCGGTTTAACGAAGAAATCATTCACGAAAACTTAGAATACCGCCTGCGGACCGGTGCCTATCGCGAGGTCCAGGATGGGCTGTATGCCGCCGGAGAGATCAGCCTGGCCGAGAACGTTTCGGTGGATGCATCCCACGGCCCGATCGTGGTGGAAGAAGGCGTAAGTATCGGTCCCTTCTGCTTTTTGCGAGGTCCAGCCTACCTCGGCCGCAACGTGAAGGTGATCGAGCATTCGGCCATTAAAGATGCCGTTTCGCTCGGGCATACCACAAAAATTGGCGGAGAAGTAGAAGCAACCGTCATAGAACCGTTTTCCAACAAGCAGCACCACGGTTTCCTTGGACACAGTTATTTGGGAAGCTGGATCAACCTGGGAGCCGGGACCTCGAACAGCGACCTGAAGAATACCTACGGAACCGTCAACATGGACTATCCGTTTGGTCGCGTCGCCACGAAAATGCAATTCGTGGGGTCGATTTTTGGGGACTACTCAAAGACGGCTATCAATACGGGTATATTTACCGGTAAGACAATAGGCGTCTGCAGTATGTTATACGGCTTCGTCACGACCAACGTGCCCAGCTTCGTAAACTATGCACGCTTGTTCGGTCAGGTCACCGAGCTTCCGCCCGAGGTCATGATTTCGACCCAACAAAGAATGTTCCAGCGGCGTAATGTCACTCAGACGCCGTGCGACATTCAACTGATACACGATATGTACCTGCTCACTCAGGAAGAACGTCAACTGACCGGTGAGCCCCTCGTTTTTTAG